The Microbacterium sp. LWO12-1.2 genome includes a window with the following:
- a CDS encoding ABC transporter substrate-binding protein: MGLSQRSRRLAPLALLGVAGIAIAGCGAPGAAPGDGGGGEDATVTIYGTIVDDEAKLLQESWSDWADENGITIKYEGSQDFETQLGTRAQGGNPPDIAIFPQPGLLKDFADREYLKPAPEEVEKNANEYWTEDWVNYGTVGDTFYGAPLMANVKGWIWYSPTKFAEWGVEVPTTLDELNTLTATIQSTSGAAPWCAGFESGTATGWPGTDWIEDYVLRQSGTEVYDQWVANEVPFTDPQIKTAFDSVGEILLNPDYVNAGFGDVRSINSTAFGDVAPALANGDCALTHQASFLSGFYPEGTNIAEDGDVWAFMLPGETAGETTVTGGGEIVGAFSDSEATQKVLAYLSSPEWANSRVSLGGVTSANNGLDPENAKDPILQETIKILQDPETTFRFDASDLMPGAVGAGTFWKGMVAWVNGTSTDEVLTQIETGWPAS, from the coding sequence ATGGGTCTTTCGCAGCGTTCCAGGCGGCTCGCGCCGCTCGCTCTGCTGGGGGTCGCGGGTATCGCGATCGCAGGTTGCGGTGCTCCCGGTGCCGCACCGGGCGACGGCGGCGGGGGTGAAGACGCCACTGTGACCATCTACGGCACCATCGTCGACGACGAGGCGAAGCTCCTCCAGGAGTCCTGGTCGGACTGGGCCGACGAGAACGGCATCACCATCAAGTACGAGGGCAGCCAGGACTTCGAGACGCAGCTCGGCACGCGAGCGCAGGGTGGGAACCCGCCGGACATCGCGATCTTCCCGCAGCCCGGCCTGCTCAAGGACTTCGCAGACCGCGAGTACCTCAAGCCCGCGCCGGAAGAGGTCGAGAAGAACGCCAACGAGTACTGGACCGAAGACTGGGTGAACTACGGCACCGTCGGCGACACCTTCTACGGCGCACCGCTGATGGCCAACGTCAAGGGGTGGATCTGGTACTCCCCGACGAAGTTCGCGGAGTGGGGCGTCGAGGTGCCCACCACTCTCGACGAGCTCAACACGCTCACCGCGACCATCCAGAGCACGAGCGGAGCCGCGCCGTGGTGCGCCGGGTTCGAGTCCGGCACCGCTACCGGCTGGCCGGGAACGGACTGGATCGAGGACTACGTGCTGCGCCAGTCGGGCACCGAGGTCTACGACCAGTGGGTCGCCAACGAGGTCCCCTTCACCGACCCGCAGATCAAGACCGCGTTCGACTCCGTCGGCGAGATCCTGCTCAACCCGGACTACGTCAACGCCGGCTTCGGCGACGTGCGCTCGATCAACTCGACCGCATTCGGCGACGTGGCCCCGGCTCTGGCCAATGGCGACTGCGCGCTGACGCACCAGGCGTCGTTCCTCTCGGGCTTCTACCCCGAGGGCACGAACATCGCCGAGGACGGCGATGTCTGGGCCTTCATGCTCCCGGGTGAGACCGCGGGCGAGACCACCGTCACGGGTGGTGGCGAGATCGTCGGTGCGTTCAGCGACTCCGAGGCCACGCAGAAGGTGCTCGCGTACCTGTCCAGCCCGGAGTGGGCGAACAGCCGCGTCAGCCTCGGCGGCGTCACCTCGGCGAACAACGGGCTCGACCCGGAGAACGCCAAGGACCCGATCCTGCAGGAGACCATCAAGATCCTGCAGGACCCGGAGACGACGTTCCGCTTCGACGCCTCCGACCTGATGCCCGGTGCCGTCGGCGCCGGAACCTTCTGGAAGGGCATGGTCGCCTGGGTCAACGGAACCTCGACCGATGAGGTCCTGACGCAGATCGAGACCGGCTGGCCTGCCAGCTGA
- a CDS encoding carbohydrate ABC transporter permease — protein sequence MNATVFFQWVGTLPPILQAVVVVIAFAVVVAVILLLVDVAPRKGKIYTWVRLAMCLLIPLAVMFFFSSYYWAMGVAVVVGALFFILDYRSRDGVGYLIQLVAFMAPALLLLLVGLILPSIQTMYASFLSSSGKDFVGFANYLWIFTQSDGITSVVNSIIWVLLVPTVSTIVGLAYAVFIDRTRGEKIYKVLVFMPMAISFVGASIIWRFMYEYRGPEFKQIGLLNQILVWFGGEPQQWLLNEPFNNLFLIVVLIWVQTGFAMVVLSASIKGVPQELLEAAELDGANAWERFIAVTIPSIRPALIVVLTTISIASLKVFDIVRTMTAGNYGTSVLANEMYTQFSKFEAGRSAALSVILFILVLPIVIYNARQIKKQREVR from the coding sequence GTGAACGCGACAGTATTCTTCCAATGGGTCGGTACGCTCCCGCCGATCCTGCAGGCCGTCGTCGTGGTCATCGCGTTCGCGGTGGTCGTGGCCGTCATCCTGCTCCTCGTGGATGTGGCTCCACGCAAGGGAAAGATCTACACCTGGGTGCGGCTGGCGATGTGCCTGCTCATTCCGCTCGCCGTGATGTTCTTCTTCAGCTCCTACTACTGGGCCATGGGAGTCGCCGTCGTCGTGGGCGCGCTGTTCTTCATACTCGACTATCGCTCCCGCGACGGTGTGGGATACCTGATCCAGCTGGTCGCATTCATGGCACCGGCACTGCTCCTGCTGCTCGTCGGGCTCATCCTGCCGTCGATCCAGACGATGTATGCGTCGTTCCTGAGCTCGTCCGGAAAGGACTTCGTCGGGTTCGCCAACTACCTGTGGATCTTCACGCAGTCCGACGGCATCACCTCGGTCGTCAACTCGATCATCTGGGTGCTGCTCGTGCCGACGGTGTCGACGATCGTCGGTCTCGCCTATGCGGTGTTCATCGATCGCACACGCGGAGAGAAGATCTACAAGGTCCTCGTCTTCATGCCGATGGCGATCTCGTTCGTCGGCGCCAGCATCATCTGGCGTTTCATGTACGAGTACCGCGGGCCGGAGTTCAAGCAGATCGGTCTGCTCAACCAGATCCTGGTGTGGTTCGGCGGCGAGCCGCAGCAATGGCTGCTCAACGAGCCGTTCAACAACCTGTTCCTGATCGTGGTGCTGATCTGGGTCCAGACCGGTTTCGCGATGGTCGTGCTCTCAGCGTCCATCAAGGGCGTTCCTCAGGAACTGCTCGAAGCGGCGGAGCTCGATGGAGCGAACGCTTGGGAGCGCTTCATCGCCGTCACGATCCCCTCGATCCGCCCTGCGCTGATCGTGGTGCTCACCACCATCTCGATCGCCTCGCTGAAGGTGTTCGACATCGTGCGCACGATGACTGCCGGAAACTACGGCACTTCCGTTCTCGCCAATGAGATGTACACGCAGTTCTCGAAGTTCGAGGCGGGCCGCAGCGCCGCGCTGTCGGTCATCCTGTTCATCCTCGTGCTGCCGATCGTCATCTACAACGCGAGACAGATCAAGAAGCAGCGGGAGGTGCGCTGA
- a CDS encoding cystathionine beta-synthase produces MKYADSIVDLVGNTPLVKLHRVTEGVACTVLVKLEYLNPGGSAKDRIASRIIDAAEAAGHLKPGGTIVEPTSGNTGVGLALVAQQRGYKCVFVVPDKVAEDKNDVLRAYGAEVVVTPTSVPADSPESYYSVSDRLAREIPGAFKPNQYENPNGPRSHYETTGPEIWRDTDGAVTHFVAGVGTGGTITGTGRYLREVSDDRVRIIGIDPEGSVYSGGTGRPYLVEGVGEDIWPGTYDPSVPHEIVAVGDAESFAMTRRLAREEGILVGGSSGMAVVGALRIARGLPADAVMVVLLPDGGRGYLSKIFNDGWMRSYGFSDVEAGETVADVVAARTARQGDGIPDLVHAHPTDTVLEVIGMMTEFDVSQLVVLSAEPPVMMGEVVGTVDEKGLLDLLFRGEAKPTDAVGSHTGERLPLIGIHASIAQARAALAEADALLVTEGGKPHTVLTRQDLLAYLSR; encoded by the coding sequence ATGAAGTACGCAGACTCGATCGTCGACCTCGTCGGCAACACGCCCCTCGTGAAGCTCCACCGCGTCACCGAGGGCGTCGCGTGCACGGTTCTGGTGAAGCTGGAGTACCTGAACCCCGGTGGCTCGGCGAAGGACCGCATCGCCTCGCGCATCATCGACGCCGCGGAGGCCGCAGGCCACCTGAAGCCGGGTGGCACCATCGTGGAACCGACCAGCGGCAACACAGGGGTCGGTCTCGCGCTCGTCGCGCAGCAGCGCGGTTACAAGTGCGTCTTCGTGGTACCGGACAAGGTCGCCGAGGACAAGAACGACGTGCTGCGGGCCTACGGCGCGGAGGTCGTCGTGACACCCACATCCGTTCCGGCGGACAGTCCGGAGTCCTACTACAGCGTCAGTGACCGGCTCGCCCGCGAGATTCCCGGCGCTTTCAAGCCGAATCAGTACGAGAATCCGAACGGCCCCCGCAGCCACTACGAGACGACGGGACCCGAGATCTGGCGCGACACCGACGGCGCCGTCACGCACTTCGTCGCGGGGGTCGGCACCGGCGGCACGATCACCGGCACGGGGCGCTACCTGCGAGAGGTGTCGGACGACAGGGTGCGCATCATCGGCATCGACCCCGAGGGCAGCGTCTACAGCGGTGGCACGGGGCGTCCGTATCTGGTCGAAGGAGTCGGCGAGGACATCTGGCCGGGCACCTACGACCCGAGCGTGCCGCACGAGATCGTGGCAGTGGGGGATGCTGAGTCCTTCGCGATGACCCGTCGCCTGGCGCGCGAGGAGGGCATCCTCGTCGGCGGCTCCAGCGGCATGGCGGTCGTCGGGGCGCTGCGTATCGCACGCGGCCTCCCGGCGGATGCCGTCATGGTGGTGCTGCTGCCCGACGGCGGACGCGGGTACCTCAGCAAGATCTTCAACGACGGATGGATGCGCTCCTACGGCTTCAGCGATGTCGAGGCGGGTGAGACCGTGGCCGATGTGGTCGCGGCTCGCACGGCGCGGCAGGGCGACGGGATCCCCGACCTGGTGCACGCGCACCCGACCGACACCGTGCTCGAGGTCATCGGCATGATGACCGAGTTCGACGTGTCGCAGCTCGTCGTGCTCAGCGCCGAGCCTCCGGTCATGATGGGGGAGGTCGTCGGGACGGTCGACGAGAAGGGGCTGCTCGATCTGCTGTTCCGCGGCGAGGCCAAGCCGACCGACGCCGTCGGCTCGCACACGGGTGAGCGGTTGCCGCTGATCGGCATCCATGCCTCGATCGCCCAGGCGCGCGCTGCACTCGCCGAGGCCGATGCACTGCTGGTGACCGAGGGTGGCAAGCCGCATACGGTGCTCACCCGCCAGGACCTCCTCGCGTATCTGTCCCGCTGA
- a CDS encoding carbohydrate ABC transporter permease has protein sequence MSDTVKTQTGATSTRAITTGGGLDGAAGRARKKLSRPWASVGSILIAVLWTIPTLGLFISSFRPRDQIQSSGWWEFFANPEVTLENYVDVLQSGTTQLTILESFVNSIAITIPATVIPLMIAAMAAYAFAWIDFKGRNALFIFVFALQIVPIQMALVPLLSSFSRGINLFGLQVTLPLDASQGYAQVWIAHSMFALPLAIYLLHNFMSEIPGEIIEAARVDGASRGQIFFRVVLPLTMPAIASVAIFQFLWVWNDLLVALVFADGAAAPITKLLAEITGTRGNDWYLLTAGAFVSIIVPLIVFFALQRYFVRGLLAGSTKG, from the coding sequence ATGAGCGACACGGTGAAGACTCAGACCGGCGCGACCAGCACGCGGGCGATCACGACCGGCGGGGGCCTTGACGGCGCCGCAGGGCGTGCGCGCAAGAAGCTGTCACGGCCGTGGGCATCCGTCGGTTCGATCCTGATCGCGGTGCTGTGGACGATTCCCACGCTCGGGCTGTTCATCTCTTCGTTCCGCCCGCGCGACCAGATCCAGTCCAGCGGATGGTGGGAGTTCTTCGCCAATCCTGAGGTGACGCTGGAGAACTACGTCGATGTGCTGCAATCGGGAACGACGCAGCTGACGATCCTCGAGTCGTTCGTCAACTCGATCGCGATCACGATTCCCGCGACCGTGATCCCGTTGATGATCGCCGCGATGGCGGCCTACGCGTTCGCGTGGATCGACTTCAAGGGACGCAACGCGCTGTTCATCTTCGTGTTCGCGCTGCAGATCGTGCCCATCCAGATGGCCCTCGTGCCGTTGCTGAGCTCGTTCTCCCGAGGGATCAACCTCTTCGGACTGCAGGTCACGCTCCCGCTCGACGCCTCGCAAGGCTACGCGCAGGTGTGGATCGCACACTCGATGTTCGCGCTGCCGCTGGCGATCTACCTTCTGCACAACTTCATGTCGGAGATCCCCGGTGAGATCATCGAGGCTGCTCGCGTCGATGGGGCATCGCGCGGACAGATCTTCTTCCGTGTCGTGCTGCCGCTGACGATGCCCGCGATCGCGTCGGTGGCGATCTTCCAGTTCCTCTGGGTCTGGAACGACCTGCTCGTCGCCCTCGTCTTCGCCGACGGGGCCGCGGCGCCGATCACGAAGCTGTTGGCCGAGATCACCGGTACCCGAGGCAACGACTGGTATCTGCTCACGGCCGGTGCCTTCGTGTCGATCATCGTTCCGCTGATCGTGTTCTTCGCACTCCAGCGATACTTCGTCCGCGGCCTGCTGGCCGGATCGACGAAGGGCTGA